One stretch of Eretmochelys imbricata isolate rEreImb1 chromosome 1, rEreImb1.hap1, whole genome shotgun sequence DNA includes these proteins:
- the LOC144279777 gene encoding olfactory receptor 52R1-like: MQETPFCLSVGHFLSYSMSDSNSTDFNNPSTFILLGIPGLEAAHVWISIPFCAMYAIAILGSFTILFIVKREPSLHGPLYYFLCMLVITDLVPSTAVLPKMLSIFWFNSREINFSACLTQMYFILSFSVMQSGILVAMAFDRYVAICDPLRHSTTLTNPVVAKIGLAMVLRGIMLVLPYPFLARRWPYCRTNIVPYTFCKHIAVVKLACADIRISSYYSLSVAFLVTGVDVFCIAVSYIQILRAIFSLPTKDARLKTFGTCGSHLCVILAFYIAHLFSALTQRFGHNVALHFQVLMSNMYLLVPPMLNPIIYGVRTQQIQDRLFQLFTQKGT, translated from the coding sequence ATGCAGGAAACACCATTCTGCCTCAGTGTTGGACACTTTCTctcctactccatgtcagattccaactcaactgacttcaacaacccctccaccttcatcctgctgggcattcctggcctggaggcagcccatgtctggatctccatccccttctgtgccATGTACGCCATAGCCATCCTGGGGAGcttcaccatcctgttcatcGTGAAGAGGGAGCCCAGCCTCCATGGACCCTtatactatttcctctgcatgctggtcaTCACTGACCTGGTCCCGTCTACGGCCGTCCtacccaaaatgctgagcatcttctggttcaattccagggagatcaatttcagtgcctgcctcacccagatgtacttcattcTCAGCTTTTCTGTGATGCAGTCTGGGATCCTCGTGGCCATGGCTTTTGATCGCTATGTGGCCATCTgcgatcccctgagacattccaccactCTGACAAACCCTGTGGTGGCCAAAATTGGCCTGGCCATGGTGCTGCGTGGCATCATGCTCGTATTGCCCTACCCCTTCCTGGCGAGgaggtggccatattgcagaaccaacatcgTTCCCTACACATTCTGCAAGCACATAgctgtggtgaagctggcctgcgcAGATATCCGCATCAGTAGTTACTACAGCCTCTCTGTGGCATTCTTGGTGACTGGTGTGGATGTGTTTTGTATCGCTGTGTCCTATatccagatcctcagggccatcttcagcctcccaacAAAGGATGCCCGCCTCAAGACTTTTGGGACATGCggctcccacctctgtgtcaTCTTAGCCTTTTACATCGCACATCTCTTCTCTGCCCTCACGCAACGGTTtgggcacaatgtggccctgcatTTCCAGGTTCTCATGTCCAACATGtacctcctggtgccccccatgctaaaccccatcatctatggGGTGAGGACCCAACAGATCCAGGATAGGCTATTCCAGCTCTTTACTCAGAAAGGGACCTAA